One Glycine max cultivar Williams 82 chromosome 1, Glycine_max_v4.0, whole genome shotgun sequence genomic window, gtccgaaagtttgtgttaaattgattttatgtttttttgaaagattgattttaattgcgaacaaaagtcgtttaagacgttggaccttgaaacgatgttttaaactttgaaaagtggagagagtcattaaggcgttggaccttgaaacgatcttttggtttttgaaaagaggagagattttttaaggcgttggaccttgaaacgatctcaagtgatatttgataaaaagaagttagttatgagttgattttatcttggttttgtttactaactttcaatctctttaaaagatGACTTATGTaactaatgatcggttaaaaatacacaaaacaacaaagaggCCCCTAAGGGCGCATAGATCATAtccaaatccttaaaaaaaaactaatcggATGACGAACGAAGAACAATGTAAAAGTTGATTACAATCGTGATTTGGTAGCGTCCTCGCctcgttttctcttctttcttcttcttcttttcatcTTCTCTCAATATCCTTCAATGCtgaaccttggaaccctttactcagcctccctcacgcctatttatagcaaaaaatgGGACTTGGTGAACTTGTAGCTCGCCCCGGCGAGCTGATGCTTCACTCTGAAGTAACtttgctcgcctaggcgagctggttacttcacccctaagctatttgggggtccaggcgagccagaggctagcctaggTGAGTCAGGGCCCAGAGAAAATGCTTGAAATTACCTTTTTGCCCCTCCCTTGGGTATTTTCCGCATCCTTGACCAAAATATTGAATGATCCTTCGTCTTGCGCAGTAACTGGTGTCGAACAGCTCAAGTCGACTGGCGAGAATCAAAATATCCATGAATGATAGTTCCCAAacgaaattaggatatgacaACAGGTTACGTAGtatgtttttatataatatgtttcttatttatataaatatatatgagcatgtttattattattattattattattattatatatatatagttacacTTAATAcgttggttatatatatatatatatatatatatatatatatatatatatatatatatatatttagtattACATGTAATTGTATAGTggtgtgttatatatatttgatatatgtaaatatatttataagtatTCAAGTTAGATAtgttttgttattgttattatacaCGCTTATCTATTTGTTAACTATATTTTGTAGTTAGTTAAattgtgagatgttaaattgtagaCATGAGATATGATTGTGAATTAAATGTGTGattaatacttgatgtgatattacttatgttgtgagttgtgaattatacaataacccgactgatgtttatcttgaaaaaattgtttatgcGCAAAGTGTTGAAAGAAAAAtgtagggttccaagttaggaacctgaagtgttaaattgtagcacaatgtgttaaacgtgtttgaaatataagtgtgaggttgtgggtattgtataattcatgaaccgtgtctgcatgcaaaaaaaaaattatttttagggttggacttgaatcagaAAGGTGAGACCCTAATAGATTTTTTGCAGTCTAGGTCTTGAGGGTAAAAACACTCGATTTGAGTACTCTTTTAAGcatatgttgatcccatatggctggaacattctcacaaaacagaatgaccctgactggtcaccttatgattttacttagtgagagtaacCTGACATACcaattgtgtggtgtgtcttgttatgtactcttaAGCGCCCGCCCTAGtatggtttttcactgacatggtatcatattgcatataggcttgagtcttagtataattgttgcataacacctatgaattgtttattataaaatttgtgaGTGTTGTTATGTCTTGActtgagtgtgtgattcatgtgtaatgtgattggtgattaAAACAAGGTCTTTTTTGAGTAGATTTCATAAATTCTAGCACTTGAGAGGGTATGAGACATAGAGAAGAAGTGAGGATGAAGAAATGAGAGAAAAGCAAGAGTTTTTAGCAAATAAGAGGTTTTAGAGAGTTTTTGGAGTGGGTTTAGGCTAACCCATTTATGCTTTTTCTTGTGCTAAGCCTAAACTATAGTGCCCAAACATCATGTAAACCATCAAACCCATAACAACACCTAAAcaacatataattaatttttcatattcattaattaatctttatttaaacacttaaatttaaatttaatttctcttataTTTTAGTTATACTACTTATCATATATTATGAAAATCATAGTGCACATGGACAAAACAGTATTTTATTTAGTAacatgatttaaatttaattcttcttccatttttcatCAAACACTTGGTCACACAAAAAAACTACCATGTTacacaacacattttttttttttaattcttttttgcaGAGGATATAAGAATGGAAAATGGGTTGTTTTCCGTTTCTCTCGCTTGGTTCTTTTCACTGTTCTAAACATAAATGCAAACATCTTTcataacaaaaaattgaatcttAGTTTATCACGCTATGACAATGCCTTCGTTCAAACCCAAAAATGTTAGTaatatatacaatatatatttaagttcatttaaatcatatatttgtactcaaatataaatttatgaaagattattttttttcaaaaggaaaaatattttttatcctttatacATTCAATCAAACATTTTCAAGGTCTCTTTACTTTTATATTGATGAATTTAGTCatcaaacttttaaaaacatGTAGATTTAATATTCATTCCTAAGTAGTaagaatttatcatatttttaaaaactaagaaaaattaaatctaCATATAAAGCTACACAAATCTTAAACTCTTGattatgtggaaaaaaaaaatcttaactcTTGATTCAAAGTATAAGAAATtagaaactttatttattttttctttctattttcaaacttcaaataaaaaaggCCGCGTGGGTTGTTGCCAATGCTAACGTTGGCGATGTAAACAGAGTGGAGCAGCTCCAACTGCCAACCAACTCTCCTTCGACTTCTccgctttctttctttccttctttctaTTTCCTTCTTTTCATTCACTCTTTCACATTCACtccctttcttccttccttccgtCATTCCCTTCAAACCCTTCCATTCTCCTCACCATGGCTTCGCCCTTTCTCCCCGCCAAAACCAATTCCGCCACCCTCTCCTTCTCCGCCGCAGTCCCCGGCCGCCGCCTCCACTTCGCGGCGTCTCCGTCGCATTCCCCTCGACGGAGGTCCTCCCTGACGGTGAAGTCGAAGATCAGGGAGATCTTCATGCCCGCCCTCAGCTCCACCATGACGGAGGGAAAAATCGTCTCGTGGGTCAAGTCCGAGGGCGACGTCCTCTCCAAAGGTGACAGCGTCGTCGTCGTCGAGTCCGACAAGGCCGACATGGACGTCGAGACGTTCTACAATGGCATCCTCGCCGTCATCGTTGTCGCCGAGGGCCAGACCGCCCCCGTCGGTGCCCCCATCGGCCTCCTTGCGGAGACCGAGGCCGAAGTTGCCGAGGCCATGGCAGCCGCCAATTCTGCTCCAACTCCACCTCCCAAAGCTTCCGATACTTCTCCGGCGCCGGCACCGGCGCCGGAAGTCTCTGATTCACCACGTAAGGCGGTTGCAACACCGTATGCCAAGAAGCTCGCGAAGCAGCACAAAGTGAACATAGGTTCGGTTGTCGGGACTGGTCCGTTTGGAAGAGTCACTCCTGCTGACGTGGAGAAGGCCGCCGGTATTTTGCCGGCGGAGAGCAATGTAGCTCCGGCGGCGGTGGATTCGGCTCCACCGAAAGCTGCTGCTGCGGCTCCGGCGGCATCCTCGGCTTCAATTCCAGGTTCTAGTGTTGTGGCCTTTACGACAATGCAATCTGCGGTTGCGAAGAACATGGTGGAGAGTCTCTCTGTGCCGACGTTCCGTGTTGGGTACCCAGTTACCACTGATGCACTTGATGCTCTGTATGAGAAGGTATTTTTATACTAATAGCTTAATAGagtcaatttaaataattttttcagtaAGCCAAGtggatataattaaaaattaaaatacatgaatttttacactattatttaatcataaattatcatgtATGATAACACCACCGTTTACTTTtgtaatgattattttaaaaataatatttatgatgatttttaattggATGATAGTGATaggacataaaaattaaactcatggttgtataagttgattttgacttataaaagaaatttgattcattttgttttcctttcctttAAATGCTTATTTAGAAGTTTATTGGTAAAGTTCTTTTCAGTTATAGTTGTCTAAGATTTTAAATTACACTTGCAGTTGGTGTTGCATTGTGAttactgaaattttttgttgtaattGTGATTGCCATGTGCTATTGGGTATGATGGTGCGTTGTGATTACTGAAATTACAATTCCAGCCGCAATACTGGGGCCTACAAAAACATAAACATAGTATTGCGGCTGTAATTGGGATTGCAGACCCAGACTgcaattttattgaaattgaatatGAGAGTTTCAAGTTTTACAAATTTTGTTCTTGTTATTGTTGATGCATTTTCAGGTGAGAAAAAAGGGTGTGACCATGACAGCGATTCTGGCCAAGGCAGCTGCAATGGCACTCGTTCAGCACCCAGTGGTGAATGCCTCGTGCAAAGATGGGAAGAACTTTGCCTATAATAGTAACATTAACATTGCTGTTGCTGTGGCAACCAATGGTGGTTTGATTACACCGGTTCTTCAGGATGCAGATAAGGTATGTGATTAGTGAATTGGATAATTGTTCTGAATCAGAACAGTAATTGGAGAATACAAAATTGTGTTTCAGTTCCTTAGTTAATTGTTTGCTTACTTGTTTTGTTACAGTTGGACTTGTATCTTTTGTCCCAAAAATGGAAAGAACTAGTGGAAAAAGCTCGTGCCAAGCAATTGCAACCTCATGAATATAATTCAGGTTTCTTGACGATTTGTGTATTTTGTAATGTTGTTTCTCTGTGAGACTGGAATCTTTTAGTCTATAAACTTAATTGTGCTGTTTTGTTATGTCTTCAGGAACTTTCACACTTTCAAATTTGGGAATGTTTGGAGTTGACAGGTTTGACGCCATACTTCCTCCAGGCCAGGTGAGTTGGTGACCAAATGAACAATTGAATTTTGACTTTTGATTTAATAGATTGAGGCTCAGTTTTGTGGCAATTTGacctttgattttatttatgttaagcTTTTCCATTCATGTTTAGGGGGCTATCATGGCGGTTGGAGCATCAAAACCTACTGTCCTAGCAGATAAGGATGGTTTCTTTACTGTAAAAAGTAAAATGCTGGTGAGTAATATGATTATttctctaaatttatttttaggttagtATAATCGACAAGTTTGTATAATTGATAGTCAGGCACTTATGCTTAGGTGAACACAGAAACagtgttttttattatataaaaaaatcatatgaagACAATTAGTCTTgcataatatttgcatgatggTGTTCTGCTAAAAAACTATATTGCTCTAAAGCCATACCCTAAACCTTAGGTTGCATATGCCTGCTGTTATGCTTAGTGTTTCTGAAGGATAAATTATGTGGGCATCATATGATATGAATCGTATCTCAAGTCTTCATACaacatattttgtttattattttatttaaattattaaatggacCACAATCATGATCGAGAGAAAAAACATTGATACGAACAAAGGATAGTGGTGAGCCTTGTTTTGAGGACAAGGGACCTTCTTACTTACTACACTAAATCACTTTGATCAAATTCATTCTgctattttattcatatatttgtGTATTTATAAGGATAGTGGGTTGTATCATAACTAAATTGATTACATTCCACTACTAATAACCTATAACAGCATTTGGCATTTTCCTAAGACATACTACCGCTAGTGCTTCTTGCATACACTACACGAAATCATCCAAATAAGCTGGTTTGGTAGTGCTCCTCTTGGGCCTATTACTGTTGCTTCTTCCTATCATTCCCTAACCCATCAAAAAGACATTGTCCTTAAGATGTTGGGTGTAGGAAAACAAAACCTGAATCCCAAATTAAAGTGGGTGTAGGAATGAGTGAATGAAGATCGTTGCGGAAGCAGAGCCATTTGGAAGTGACAACAATGGCATAGACGGTGAGAAGGAAGGGGTGGTCGAGCTCAATGTCCCTGACCTTGGTGACAAACACAACGAAAAGGGATAAGCGGAGGTCGAAGGGAAGGATGTGGCAGCTGGGGGAGCTCTGTGCAGAACCGGTGACGGGCGACTTAGCGGGGGTCGGAGGAGGGTGCATGGTGCTTGGCGTTAACGGGGAGGTGGGAAGGGAAGGCGACGTGGTTTCTACTATTGGTGGTGGCTTTGGAGAGGAGGAAGATGGGAAAGGTTGGTTGGTTACCTTGGGAAGCAGAGGCGGCATGGTTCTGGTTGGTGGTGGTCACTTCGCCGAAGATTAAGATGGAGAGGGTTGGCTGGGTACCATGATATTCAATTTTAGGAGAATGACATCGAGTTTGGAGTCCATGGAGGCTTGGGTCATGGCAAAGTGGAGTTAAGTTGCAGCGAGTTTGGCCATGGTGGCCTTGAGGTGGTCCAGGCTGGCGGAGGAAAGTTTGGTGTTCGCCATTGGAGAGTGGCAGGTCGAACCAATTGATACGAACAGAGGACAGTGGTGAGTCTTGTTTCGAGGACAAGAAACCTCCTTACTACACTAAATCACTTTGATCAAATTCATTCTactattttattcatatatttgtGTATTCATAAGGATAATGGACTGCATCGTAATTGAATTGATTCTCCACTATAACAGCTTTTACATTCCACTACTAACAACCTATAACAACATTTGGCATTTTCCTAAGACATACTACTACTAGTGCTTCCTGCATACACTACACGAAATCATCCAAATAAGCTGGTCTGGTAGTGCTCCTCTTGGGCCTATTGCTGCTGCTTCTTCCTATCATTCTCCTTTGTTCGTATCAATTGGTCCGACCTACTGCTCTCCAATGGCGAACGCCGAACCTTCCTCCGCCAGCCTGGACCGCCTCGAGGCCGCCATAGTCAAACTTGCTACAGCTCAACTCCGCTTCGCCACGACCCAAGCCTCCATGAACTCCAAACTTGATGCCATTTTCCTGAAATTGAATACCATGGTACCCAGCCAACCTTCTCCATCTTATTCCTCTGCGAAGTCACCACCACCAACCGAAACCATGTCGCCTTTGCTTCCCAAGGTAACCAGCCAATTTTTCCAATCTTCTTCCTCTGCAAAGCCACCACCAACAGCAAAAACCATGCCGCCTCCCCTTCCCATGGTAGCTTCCCACCTCCCCATTAACGCCAAGCACTATGCACCCTCCTCCGACCCCCGCCAGGTCGCCAGTCATCGGTTTTGCACGGAGCCCCCCAGCTGCCACATCCTTCCCTCTGACCTCCACTTATCCCTTTTCGTTGTGTTCGCTGCCAAGGTCAGGGACATGGAGCTTGACCACCCCTTCCTACTTCCTACACccaacaccttgaggacaaggtgtttttgatgGGCTAGGGAATGATAGGGAGAAGCAGCACTAGTAGGCCCAAGAGGAGCACTACCAGACCAACTTATTTGGATGATTTCATGTAGTGGATGCAGGAAGCACTAGCGGGAGTATGTCTTAGGAAAATGCCAAATGCTATTATAGGTTACTAGTAGCGGAATGTAAAAGCTGTTATAGTGGAGAATCAATTCAATTACGATGCATCCCATTATccttataaatacaaaaatatatgaattaaacAACAGAATGGATTTGATCAAAGTGATTTAGTGTAGTAAGGAGGTCCTTTGTCCTTGAAACAAGGCTTACCACTGTCCTTTGTTTGTATCAAGCTCTTTGCTATGAAATCTTGTATCTTAGATTTCATAATTCATACATAAGAAACCAGATTTATAGGTGTAAcaacccgcctcgtcgctaagatatcaacactctaatatgcaataatttcaatttttataaaaactccCTTAATCtacttatgaaaatagaagtaattttgTCCCAACATACATTCACTAAACCATGCACGTTTACTtagatgaatatatatatatatatatatatatatatatatatatatatatatatatatatatatatatatatatatatatatatgaacaacaATTTAGTACACGTCATCCACATgaggtaaaattaaatttgttcatacatatgattaaaatccaagttttacatctttgattcaataaaataaaacttgaaaaccaactacggaggagttgatcacAAAACACAACTCCCTCCCAAAATAAtgtcaacgtcatcacgtcggctcggcggctcctcaccagaatcttactccctgcaccctgccactgtcattctgctcccacgaacattgttcgcgatcatcacaagtatcaaccacacgatacaaaattgcaagggtgaattcattataaaaagaatcaaTACCAAATCCAAATAACAACAATTAGCAAGAAACATAGGTAAAAAttatgagcttacacaacattcattattcaactcacatccaacaattattcatcatccataTTCAACAATTTCTCACCATCCATtcatggatccaatcaagaccACACATAATGATGCATGCACTTgactcaactctcagatgcaatgtggtacataccaacaaccaaatctcaggaaatagcctaagcgtgtccacacgacactctcactgaGGGAACCATGTAGAGTTcttcgagaccacccggttgtgcacgtaactaCCCCCCACCGTAGGTGATCAGCTTGGAGGCCCAAaggagttccctaccaggtgacaagccccctcagtacaaagtacactctgccacagttactctatttcctgtgtcgtatgagctatgaacaTGACCAAAAGCAAGTGctaaagaccatggaccaattaaagcgcctaagcatcccctcggaaatgcttagattctttaaccacgctTGTCACCCATGTCTGGgtcatccgacaaggtcagtgcacttaaccccccatgacatatactacatacgacgtatgaacgtggcccaaagcaagtgccaaagaccctggaaggtcagtgcacttcgtcccccacgaacatacacaacatccaacatatgaacgtggcccaaagcaagtgccaaagaccctggaaggtcagtgcacttcaccccccacgaacatacagaacatgcacatgccaatgcatttccaacatcaatcaatattccattttcacatcattcttaACATAGACatcatctcgtctcaatgacattatcaaaaacaacaacaacctcatttcatattcatatAATTATCAACAATaccatcaattcatgttgacatggtctttattaacgtcatctcaaatcacacacacacacacacacacacacacacaacacacacacacacacacacacacacacacacacacacacacacacacatatatatatatatatatatatatatatatatatatatatatatatcacatcccattcgTCAAAACATAGTCTTTCCTGaaaaaccagcatgcatatcaataacaattatattgcatcccattagttaaaaacatcattttctataaaagaaaaatcagcatgcaacagggacatacaattatcctcatagctaggttccctaaCCCTAACTATGCTGTTAAAACggtgaattttataataaactcccctcacctattgtgagccACTTGCGGGTTCCTCATCACGTCACTTggagatttctttttcttctccgcTTGTCAGTTCCACGCAATCCTCTACCATACCAAAACAaaggagacttaatatggatttcagaaaacaaagctaataacaatgctctgggtcaaacacccacgtcACTACATAAAAGTactgagagcatttcgggttttacaaagggacatcatttggaaattctgACCATGcaaatgtgaccggggttcagtgtaggtcaTGAAAATAACACCCATGTCAGaaaaggataacgtttacaaagtctctttctctagggtttttcaaaggaaacgtaaaacatgcaatggcggttccaaagttagaaaagatacaaagacaagctgaaactaacaagaaacacgcatagaaccatggttacctcgaaggaaaataaaaggtcagattagggtttcattctctaccgaaaccgcgaggcaagttggaagattttgcttcggttgaagggttcctctcggtgtgcgGTTTTAACGGAGAACAACGGCGGTTtatggtggctaatggtggatgTGAGTGATGGAGAAAGAGCTTGAAACGTTGGAAATggatttggaagaaagaaagagaagaaaatgacgtttttcctaagctacttGGATTACAAGACTTAAAACGCACAAGTGAGCAATGCTCTCGGAAATGAAAATGTCGCGCACACTCTAGATATCTTCCCAatgatcccaacggtcagatcgtggaaaagtgtcttgtgaagctgcaaacccaattttgagaagatccaacggttaacaaagaCTGAACAacatttttaccgaggcagcttcatgtagcttccttgagaagcttcattaagaggcttccccAAGAAGCTttctcgtggcttctttgagaagctttctcaagaggcttctttgagaagctaacGCTTTAACTACTAACACCCTTTTAATAACTAAACTCACCTCCTCAAAAATAATTACgaataaaataacacaacaaatataatcaaacatcaaacataattattaataatatatagatatatatcagggtgttacagtaGGCCTTCCTAAGCTATTGCAATTGTTATCTAGaactttttcttcctctctgCTCATAAAAACTATCACCTTCATAAACTTTTTCACTAGGCTTTTAACACGCTAGATGTTAGAAACTGTAGCTGGATGGTTTGACTGATTCTTAGTAGCTAAGATGTATCTTAAACTACAACATAACCTTGTTTCTTGTTCTTGACTGACTTATGATCCCACTGTACTCATGTTGCTTGACATACTGTAAATGATTagacttgttttctttcttgtttactATTGAATTCCATTATTGTATTCATCCACATTGAGGACACACCTCTAATGACAAAACCTTTCTCTATAGTCTATAATGTGTTTGTTCTGAATCTCTCTACCTGATTCATTGCTAACTAAATATTGCCTATACATATAATCATTTTGAACGCTATTGATTCCTTTCATAGTCAATGAACAAATATGGTCCTTCTAGTGGAGGTTATAGAGAAactagtgtgtgtgtgttctccttttcttttataaactttgaagttaaaattatttcaaggaAATTGTTTTCATCATGGTTTCTAAAGGCAGCTTGTCAATTTTACCCCCTTACCTGTCGTACTTTCTACAATTCCCCATCAGATGAATGGTGCAACCtgtaaataaatttctttaattcttTGTTTCTATGGCACAATGGTATACCATTGTGCCTTGGTGACCAGTTGGTCATGGGTTTGAATTCGGAAatagcctctttgcatatgcaagtgTAAGGCTACATACAATGACCCTCTCTGATAGGGATGAGAATGAAGTACATAAACAATTACAAGTTGActataataaaaggaaaaaaagggaaTTAGTTTGTAACTGGGGGCAGTTTAGGGACAGTAAAAGTATTTGTGGTTTTTTTGTAAGTGTGGGTTCTGATATTATAAATAGGCCTTGATAGGAAAAAGGGGAACAAATTTGTGTAATTGAAAATTGAGCTTGGCTCTTTGTCACAGGGTAAACCCTTGGGGAAGGAGCAATCTCTCTAATTCTCTGTCCTTTTCTTACCAAtcaataaaacttttttctAATTGTTCTCTTGTCATCTCTGAGTTCCTAACAAGTTGGTCCGACCTACTAGATTTGAACCAGCATTGGGGTATTGGGgtacacaagttttttttttttggttctatCCAAACCTGTGAAGGGAGACTAACTATGAGTATGGAccatttttcttaattgttaaattttacaatttgCTCAATTAATATAATCAACCATTACATATTTGAATATTAGAAACTTGTTTTGTTTGGGGTAGTAAGAAGAGTAGACCAATTAAGAACCTAAGCAATCATCATTTTTACTTTGTAATCATAACTTAAAATAATCACTGTGGATGTATTTGTATTCTTGTCTATCAAAGGTTGTAACTCGTAATTGTTTCTACTCTCTTAGAAATCAACAATAGCATTTGTCTTAACTCTTAAGCAATGTAAGCATGCAAGAAACTTTGAATCCTTTGTTTCCTTTTCCTACTTATATGCACAGTTGAGCAGACTGTattaaaaattcacaaatttatGATAGCAGCAGTTCGTTGAACAAAAAGGATATATAATAGTTTATCTGATCCTATGTATTAAGCTATATTTGGCAATTAGTTATATTTGGCAATATTTTAATGTGCAAATCAAAGTTGATTCCATTAATAGCTATTTACAGCTATATTGTAATTAGGCACATGTGTAATTGGTAAATGTATATATCA contains:
- the LOC100810836 gene encoding dihydrolipoyllysine-residue acetyltransferase component 4 of pyruvate dehydrogenase complex, chloroplastic, producing MASPFLPAKTNSATLSFSAAVPGRRLHFAASPSHSPRRRSSLTVKSKIREIFMPALSSTMTEGKIVSWVKSEGDVLSKGDSVVVVESDKADMDVETFYNGILAVIVVAEGQTAPVGAPIGLLAETEAEVAEAMAAANSAPTPPPKASDTSPAPAPAPEVSDSPRKAVATPYAKKLAKQHKVNIGSVVGTGPFGRVTPADVEKAAGILPAESNVAPAAVDSAPPKAAAAAPAASSASIPGSSVVAFTTMQSAVAKNMVESLSVPTFRVGYPVTTDALDALYEKVRKKGVTMTAILAKAAAMALVQHPVVNASCKDGKNFAYNSNINIAVAVATNGGLITPVLQDADKLDLYLLSQKWKELVEKARAKQLQPHEYNSGTFTLSNLGMFGVDRFDAILPPGQGAIMAVGASKPTVLADKDGFFTVKSKMLVNVTADHRIIYGADLAAFLQTFSKIIENPECLTL